The genomic interval CTTTATAGGGATATTGTACTTTTCTGCAAGAAATTTAACAGCCTCGTTAAAATCAAGGTTTTCAATCCTTTCAACAAAAGAAATTACATCCCCGGAAGCCTTGCATCCAAAACAATGGAATAACCCAGAATCAGGATTGACATAAAAAGATGGGGTTTTTTCAGAGTGAAATGGACACAAAGCCCTCAACCTGCTTCCTGCCCTCTCTAACTTCACATACTCCCCTATCAAGTCTTCAATATTTATCAACGATTTTAATTCCCTTATAAAATCAGGAGAAAACCCCATATAGTACAACCCTCAAATTTAATTTCAGATTAAAGTATAGCACAGAGAAAATATTTTTATTTACCACAAAAAAAGCCCCGGCAAAACCGGGGCTAAACTTCCACATAAAGGATAAGCGGTTAGAAGAATAACCTGAATCCTAACCTACCATATACCCATTTTCCATCCTGATCACCGTAAACATACGGTTGATCATCGGTGGCTTTGTTGTAATCAATCTCAGCAAGAATGGAGAGGTCTTTGGTAATGTAGTAGTAAAATTCTGCCTTGAACTGAAGGATTTCAAAATCAAGATCAGAGTACTGGTCAATTTCTGAATAGCCTTCAAAATCAAGGTGCTCAATTGAATCAATAGGTCCATCCCAGCTTGTTATTGGGTCAAAGTGGGCTTTTGCATTAGAAATAGATGTTGTTAAATTAATCTCAACATTTTCAAACGGCATTGAATTCAATGAAAGATAGTAAGTGTTTGCAGTCTGGTGGTACTCTGTTAAAGAGGTAGCTGTACCGTAATGTAACCATCCTCCGACACCGTCGGAGAGAACTGCGCCGCCTCACCCATCCATTATGGGCACGGCAAACAGCGTTGTTTGAGAGCCGTTTGAATAATCGTACCCTAAAGTAATAACGGTATTGTCATTCAACTGAACAAAGTAATCAAATCCAGCATTTTTAGCTGTCAAATCCATTTTGTAAGTGTTTAACTCGTCATTCTCGCCGTCTCTGTAATTTCCGTAGATATTCAAAGAGGAGTTGTCAGTTAAATCAATTGTAAATGAACCCTTAATTTTAAAGTCCTGATTGGGCAATGAAGTAGCCTCTCCACTTCTTTCCCTTAAATAGTACCAAAGTGGTCCATTACTATAGTTGTGATAGGATTCTTCGTAAATTCCATTATAGCTTTCAAAAGGATGATCAATGTCTTCGTAGGATACTTCAAAGAATGCCCTTGATCCTTCAAACCTTCCGTCATACCTTATTTTAAACAGGTTCTTTGTTGTGTCAGTTGATTTGTTTTCATAGTTAACAATCAGATTATCCCTATCAATCTGCTGGTACCTGTAGGTAAAGGTTAACCTCTGATTTGGAGAGAATTTGTATATTCCCCTTAATTTGAAGTAAGATACATCTCTGTTAAAAGAAGAGTATCTTGTGAAAGCCATTGGGTCTCCGGTTACTCTCCAGTTTGGAAGATCAACAAAGTAATCGTCATTGTCTATTGTGTAATAGGAGAAATAAGCATCAAATCTGAAGTTTTTAGAGAATTTTCTTGTGTAACGGAGAGAACCTGCTTTAGTGTCCATTTGCAGGTCAATGGCTTTATTCTTCTGAGTAGAATAGAGAAGTTTAGCATAAATTGTGTCTTTTGGTGAAATTACACTTTCAATAGAAACTGCATTTTCAAACATCTCATTATCATTGTTGTAATCTGCAGGAAGTCTTTCCCCACCAAAGATTGTCCTTGAGGCAAATTCATCTACCAGAGTGCCTTTTACAGGGTGTCTTGGTAAATCATAGTAAAAGGAGTATTGATCAGCCCTGTTGTTGAATTTTGAGTATGTTCCTTTGTAAGAAATATCAGTATTACCAACCTTTGCGTCTGCCTTTACCCATAAATCATAAGTCATTTCATCAGTCTTCCCTGCCTTGGAAGTGATGTGGCAGGAATCACAGTGAGACAACCCATTAATCTGATGATAACCTTTTCTGCCCATTGAGCTTAAACCAACCTGAACATGTTTAAATGGGCTATCATTGTCAAGGTTAAAATCAAATACCTGGCTGAATTTTTCATAAACAGTGTAGTAATCTACATCAGGGTCATAATCTTCGTGAAATACGAATTTTCCACCAGGGGTGTTATTAACTGGATCAACCGATTCTCTTCCTTCCAGGTTTGCTAATTTATCATGTCCAAGCCTGTGGAAGAATTTGTTATAGGTGGTTGTAGATTTAAACCATGTTCCACTGTTTATAACAAGTTTGAAATTCATATCAGAATGGGATTCAACTTCACCTTCCCATTTTATCTTTACATCACCGTCTGTTTTAACCCACCTGAACTTTAAACTTCCTTCAGCATGAGTAATAGCTTCATCATATTCAGCTGCCTTGGTGCCGTCTTTAGTTACTGAGCTACCGTGTGCCCCAATTTCAGCGTAGTTTGCGCTCTCTTTTTTGGGTTCACCGGCAAAACACCAGGCAGAAACAAACAATATTGCGAGAAGTGCAATTAACTTCCTCATAATTCCCTCCTTACCTGGTTAATGCCTTACCCTGTCCGCTTAAGCCCTCGGACGGGAGGTCTGTACCGTGAACCCTTGTATGACACTGGGTGCACTTGGTAGTAAACGCTCTCTTAAAAGACTGCCTATCTGAACGCACAACCCTATCCGGATGGTTAGGCTCTGTTGAAGTTCCCTCATATCCGGGTAAAGTTGCATGGAAATGCATCTGGTGGCACTGTAAGCACAGGAAAGGCTCATTTTTCTTCAAAAGATTATCAGCAACTGCTCCATGAGGATTGTGGCATATTGTACAATTCTCAGCAACTGGAGCATGCTCGAATACAAATGGACCTCTGTACTGTGGATGACAGCTTAAGCACTTTGCATTTACCCTTTCATCCAGCTTGTTTTCTTCTGAGCCATCAAACTTGTGACAATCAATGCATTTCATCTTTCCTTCTTTTACAACCGGGTGGTGAGAAGGAAGTAAAAACTGTGCTCTTTCCTTTTTGTGACAGGAAATACAGAGTTTGTTCTCCTCTTTTACCAGACTACCTTTAAAAGCAGGCTGGTGAACCTTGTGACAATCTGTGCAGCCTACTCCATACTCAATAACATGTTTTTCTTTTAATCCATGAAGAACATTAGAGTGGCATTTTAAGCACTGTTTTTCAAGTTTAAATTTGTTGTTAGAAGGGCCATAAATCAAAGACGGGTCCTCTTCATCTGCATGCTGTTCGCCAGGACCGTGACATGCTTCGCACTTAAATTGGTCGCCTTTTTTAAAGTAAGTGGCATGGAATGACTTATCAAAAGCCGTTACCACATCTTCATGGCAACCTGAACATGTGTCCACTCCGACAAAACCTTTGTCGGCAGAAATTGCCAGGCTTGGGAAAAATAACACAAACCCGACAACCAAACAAATTAAAGTTAACCTCCTCATAACCTCTCCATTCCTTTCGAATTTAAGAAGGTTAGTACCAGAAACCCCACGCTCATTAATAAAACCTTATCTTTTTATATGATAATACCTTAAATTACATTTTGCAATAACTTTTACCTTTAATAGCTTTGTAAAAATTAAAACACACGCAGTAATCTTTATTGGCAAAATTTTTTCGAAATATCGGATTAATATTTTTTACTTTCTAATACCTGTAAACATCACAGAGTTTCGTTGAAAGGTATCTTTCTCCTCTATCCCCGCATATAAAAACAATATTCGCATTTTCAACCTTTTCAGCAATCTTTAATGCCTGACATAGGTTCGCCCCGCTTGATATCCCGGCAAAAATACCTTCTTTAAGTGCTAATTCTCTTGTGTATTTGTATGCTTCCTCGTCTGTTACAGTTTCAAGTGAGTCTATTTTATCCTTATCCCAGATAGGTGGGACATAACTTCCGTCAAGGTGCAGCAAACCTTCAATATGGCTTATCGGAGTGGCAGGGTGAACCCCTATTATCTTTACTCTATCTCCAAATTCCTCTTTCAAAGCTTTTGAGACACCCATTAAAGTGCCACCTGTTCCCAATCCTGCCACAAAGTAGTCAACCCCCTCATCCTTTAAATCCCGTGCAATCTCTTTTCCAGTTATATAATGGGCTTCTGTATTGCCCTGGTCTCCATTCTGGTTAAAGTAATAGTATTTTTCAGGATCTTTTGAGCACAACTCCTCTGCAGCCTCAATATGGCTATTCTGATTGGTTGGATCTGTCAAAATCAACTCTCCTCCCCAGGCCCTTATCATTACCCTTCTTTCCATACTTTTGCTTTCAGGCATAAAAATCCTGCACTTGTATCCTTTTAAATTGCATATCATTGAGAGGGCAATACCTGTATTTCCACTTGATGCTTCTACAATTATCATATCCTTTTTTAATTTTCCTTCTTTTTCAGCCTTTTCAATCATGTATTTAACAATCCTGTCCTTTAATGAACCAGAAGGATTAAACATCTCCAATTTTGCAAAAATACGCACATTTTTTTCAGGTTTTGAAAACCTCTTTAATTCAACAAGAGGTGTGTTCCCAACTAAATCCAGAAAAGTTTTCATATCCCACTCCCGTAGTTTTGGTTCTCAAATTTAAAGTTTACCAGAATTCAAGCAAAATGTTAAAACTTATACTAAATAATTCCCTCTGATTTGAAAGAAAAATACCCCTGAGGGTTATAGATTATGTGGTCTATCAATTCAATTTCTACTATATTGCATGCATCTAAAAGCCTTTTTGTAAACCTGATATCCTCATTGCTTGGCTTAATATTCTCAGTTAAATGGTTATGGGCGACAATTATCCCCCTGCTTCCCTTTCTTAAAGCCTTTTTTAAAATCTCTGAGATAAAAAGGGGGATAGAGTTCACATTTCCCATAAAAAGTGTTTCACAATCTATTAGATTTGAAGCATTGTTTACAAAGAGGACACTGAATTTTTCCCTATCTTCCCATTTAATTGAAGACATTAAAAACTTATATACACTTTCTGGATTTTGTAACTTAAACTCAGATAATGTTATCTTTTCCCTGAAATATCGGTGAACAATCTCCAATAATGCTTTTAGCAAAGTTGCCTTTGAAGTATTTAATCCTTTTACTTTGATTAAATCCTTTATATCTGCGTCAAGCAAACCAGAAAATCCACCAAATTCTTTTAAAATTTCCTTTGAAAACTGAACAACAGGCTTTCCTTTAATCCCTGTCCTCAAAAGAATGGCAAGCAATTCTTCGTCTTTTAACTTATTTGCTCCACATTCAATTAATTTTTCTCTCGGTTTCATACAATTATTTTATTTTCTATTTGCTCGCCTTTCAAGTTTAAGTACGCATTTTCATAGATTATTGAGTTTATTATTTCCCCGTATCCCTCAACCTTTGCATTATAGATTACTGAATTTTTTAGAGTGATATTTTTTGAGACATCACCACCCGGATAAACAACTGAATTTCCAGAACCAAAAATATACTTATTTGCGTTTATCAAGCCTGATAGTGTTCCGCAATCAAACCATGTCCCCCTAAATTCTACAAAGCCTATTTTCTTAGTAGGAATAAGTTTTTTGTAAACATCAACAATAGAGTACTCTATTAATGGGATTATTTCAGGGGAGAGCATCTGCAATCCTGTGAAAAAATAATCTCCCCCTTTACCTATTGATTTAATTGATTGTCCCTCAACCTGAAAAGGAGTGGCTTTTTCACCTTTTAATTTTTTCAAAACAAGTGTTATAAGGTTTTTATTTTCAATGTGACTTTTAATGAGTCTGTCTAATATGCCTTCATCATTGAAGAATACAGTGTCGCAGTTTATTGTAACCATATATGCATCAAAGAATTTCCTTAAATTTGTAAGATAGCCACCTGTTCCTAAAATCTCTTTTTCGTAAAATGGAATTAAACCGTTTTCTTTAGCGAATTTTTCCAATTGCTCTCTTTTATGGTGAATATTTAACCCAATTTCTTTAATTCTATTTTTTTTAAACAGATTTAATCCGTATTCAATAAGAGTTTTATCTCCCAATGTTACAAGAGGTTTGGGTATGTTATCAGTGATTGGCTTTAGCCTTGTTCCCAACCCTGCAGCAAGGACAAAGCCTTTTATTTTGAAGTTAAATCTCAATAATTTCCCCGTCCTTCAAAATTTTTACATCAAACGATTTCAATTCTTTTTCAATCAAATCTTTATAATGTGGTTTTAAGTGAAAGACAAAGATATTGTCAAATTTGTCCATCTTTTTTAATTCTTGAATAAATGTTTCAACAGAGAGGTGATAGCTTACTTCAGCGATTTTTCCCCTCTTTGAAGGGAAAGAACATTCAGTAATAATTGACTTTACCCCTTTTTCATAAAGTTTTTTCCATAACCCGTTTGTTTGGTATGTATCTGCCGTATATGCCAGTTTTGATTTTTCATCACTTATAATAAAACCTATACTTCCCTCTGTGTGATATACATTAAAAAACTCAATCTCGTATCCCTCAATTTTCAAAACCTCTCCATCTGAAACCTCTTCGAATATCAAAGTAGGATTCTCTCTGTCTGGAATTTTTCTAAAATCCGGCCATATTTTCCCGTTAAAAACATTTTCTGAGATTAATTTCAATGTTTCTTTTGTCGCAAAAATTCTAAGATTTTTCCCAGAAATAGATAGATTATCTGCAACAAAGGGAAGGTCGCATATATGGTCAAAATGTGCATGTGATATAAAACAAACTTCAATATCTCCCTGTCTCTCTACAGAGAGTGAAGAGCATACAGAACCACAATCAAATAGAATTTTGCCATCAATTAAAAAAGAAGGAAGATTCGAATTTTTGTCTTTTCCGCCTGAGCAACCTAATACTTCAACCTTCATTCAACTCCCTCATAACCTTTTCATTGATAATAGTTTTGAACACTTCAACAACCCTTGGGTCAAACTGTTTTCCAGAATATTTATCAATTTCCTCAATTGCTTTTTGATAACTTAAAGCTTTTCTGTAAGGCCTATCAGTTGTCATTGCGTCAAATGTATCACAAACAGATATTATTTTTGCAAACAAAGGAATTTCTCCATTCTTCAAGCCTTCAGGATATCCGCTTCCATCCTCTGTTTCATGGTGATACAAAATACCGTCTAAAGCCTTTCTCAACCCTTCAACTTTTTTTACAATCTCATATCCTAAAACAGGGTGTTTTTTCATAATTTCCCTTTCTGCACTGTCCAATGGTGCCTGCTTGTTTAAGATTGCATCCGGAATACCTATCTTGCCTATATCGTGAAGAATTGCAGATAGAGAAAGCCAGTACAACTGCTCTTTTGAAAAGCCTAACCTCTCCCCAATCATCACACTATACTTCATAACTCTTCTTGTGTGCCCGGCTGTATAGTAATCCCTTTTTTCAATAGCATCGGCCAAAGCAAGTGATGTTTCAAAGAAAATATTTTTAAGCTCATTATACATTTTTGCGTTAACAAGGGCTGTTGAAATTGGGATTGCAATCATTTTAACCTTTTCAGAATCTTCTTTCGAAAAACCATCTCCCTTAATTTTATTAATTAGCTGGATAGCACCTATAACCTCCCCTTTGTATTCAAGGGGGACTGATAAAATTGACTTTGTTTCAAAATGGCTTACGCTATCCACTTTCTTTGACCAATAAGGTGATTGTTTTACATTGTTGATTATAATAACTTTTTTTTCAGATATTGTGTGACCTACAACACCTTCACCCATTTTAAGCCTGATTTCTTTTAGTTTTTCGCTCTCATCTCCACTTAAAATTCTGAAAAAAATCTCATTTTTATCAGAATCAATTTCCCAGATTGAACTTCTTTCAGCCCCTATCTCCTCTTCAAGTAAACTCATAGCATTTGTAAGCACAAAATCAATATCTAACTCTGAGTTTAACCTTTCCCAGATTGTTAACAATTTTTCGTAAAAATTGTTGTTCATATTAAATCAAATCTCTGTACCAACCTGGAAGAGCCCCCGATTTTCTCGCCTGTTCTTGTAAATCCTCTTTTTGTTTTTTTAGTGTTTTTAATCTTTCTTGAAGTTTTTTCTTCTTCTTTTCAAGTTTTGTCATTTGGGCATTTATATTCATTATCACAATATTATCATCGGTATTAAGTTTTTCCGTCATCAACCTGTTTAGCTCTTTCTGTATTGCATCAATTTCCTCTTTAGTTTTCTTAATTGAATTATTCAGGGTGATAAATTTCTCCCTCCAATACTTTTCAGCCTGCTCTTCACTCATCCCTTCAGTTGGAGACATTGCAGCAGCACTATCATTTGTTATATCTGCCTCTGGTTCCTCATTTTTCCAGGACATATAGGGGTTAGCCTTTTTATTCTTTTCCTTTTTTTTATCTTTTTTTTCTAACTTCACTGTGCTTTCTGTAATTATCAATGGTTTTTTCTTCGATTTTTTTTCAATTGTCTCTTTTGAGTCTAAAATTTTTATTGTTTTTTTCTGAGTCTCTACTACTTTTTTCTTTTTCTCAGGTTTATTTGCCTCTTCTGTCTTTTTAAAATCTACCAGTTTTTTTGGGAAACTTATCTTTTTCCCATCAGGAGTTATCCCTATAATTACCTTTTTAGAAAAATCAGGCTTCTCTTTTAAAACCAGAATTCCGCCGTTAATAAAGTAAACCTTGTATATCCCGGCAAACAGGTTGAAAGCAAAAAGGACAAATAACATTACAACAACCTTTTTCATAATACCCCCTCTAAGTATGTTTCTTTTTTAATTTTAACATTAAAAAACTCAAGCATTGCATTAAATTAATAAATTTGATTTTTATCACTTTAAACTTATAATTAGAGTATGAGGTGTCCGTATTGTCGTGAAAACAAAGATAAAGTAATAGATTCAAGAGAGATTAACGAAGGAAGGGTTATAAGAAGAAGGAGAGAGTGTTTAAACTGCGGAAAGAGGTTTACAACTTATGAAAGGGTGGAAGAAAACCCTTTAAGGGTTATTAAAAGAGATGGAAGAATTGAAAGCTTTAACAGGGACAAATTGCTCAGAGGAATTTTAAAAGCCTGCGAAAAAAGACCTGTAAAAATTGAAGATATAGAAAATTTAATAGATGACATTGTAGTTCAGTTGTATCAAAAGGGGGACAGGGAAATACCAGCGACAGAGATTGGTGAGATAGTTATGGAAAAGCTAAAAAGCCTTGATTCCGTTGCCTATGTGCGCTTTGCCTCTGTTTACAGAGACTTTAAAGATGTTGAAGAATTTTTAAAGGAAATTCAAAGGTTAATGAAAAAGGGGGGCAAAAGTGATTAATGACATCTTCTATGAACTTAAACACCTTGAAGATGAAATAAAAAGAATAATATCTCTTTCCCCTGAAAGACAGGTAACAGGGTTTGTTCCACCTATGGATATCTTTGAAAAAGAAGGTAAGGTTATTATCTACATGGATCTACCTGGATTCAATGCAAAGGATATAAAAATAGAAAGCGAAGGAAGACATTTGAAAATCAGCGGTATAAAAAGAATTGACAAAACAGGGGATAAGGACTTAAATTTCATATGTATCGAGCGTAAGTTCGGTAATTTTGAAAGAAGAATTTTCCTTGGAAATACCCCCGACATAGAGAAAATTGAAGCGGTTTTATCAAAAGGGGTTTTGAAAGTAACAATCCCATTTGTTCAAGAACAAGCAAAAAAAGTGGAAGTTAAAATCAAAGAAGAGGAGTAGGTATGGAGAAGCAGTTAGAAAATTTTACAGAACCAGAAATAAATACTCCGGACATTCTGCCGGTGTTACCATTAAGGGATGTTGTTGTTTTCCCCTATTTCTTAATTCCTTTATCTGTTGGAAGGCCTGCCTCAATAGAAGCTGTAAATGCTGCACTTGAAGGACAGAGGTTTATATTTCTTGCAACCCAGAAAAATCCTGAAATTGAAGAGCCTACCATAGACCAGTTGTACCCGATAGGAACTGTTGCAGTGATAATAAAAATGCTTAAAATGCCTGACGGGACACTGAGAATACTGGTTCAGGGAATTCACAGGGCAAAGATTAAAAGTTTAAACGACGGAAAGCCTTATTACAAAGCCGCAATTGAAAGGGTTAACGACAAGGTAATTGAGAAGGATGTCAGGGTTGAAGCCTTAATGAGAACAGTTCTTGAACAGTTTGAAAAGGCAGTAAAATTAGGAAAAACAGTCCCCCCTGAGTTTTTAAGCCTTATCGCAACAATTGAAGAACCGGGGAAACTATCAGATTTTATAACAAATCACCTTAATCTTAAAATTGAAGAACAGATTGAATTGCTTGAGGAAACAAACCCTATTAAAAGGCTTGAAAAAATAAACAATTACCTTGCAAAGGAAATTGCAGTCCTTGAGTTGCAGCAAAAAATCACCCTTGAAGCAAAGGATGAAATTGATAAATCCCAGAGAGAATACTTTTTAAGGCAACAATTAAAAGCCATTCTCCATGAATTAGGCGAATCAGAAGACTTTGAACAGGAATTAGAAGAATACAGGGAAAAATTAAAAAAGACCCCTTTAAACGAGGAAGCAAGGAAGGAAGCTGAAAAACAGATTAAAAGGCTTGCAAGAATGCACGGTGATTCTGCCGAGGCAAGCGTTGTTAGAACATACCTTGACTGGCTGTTTGACCTACCATGGGGGAAATTTACTGAAGACAACCTTGATATTTTAAAGGCCAAAAAAATTCTGGACAAAGAGCATTACGGTTTAAAAGAGGTTAAAGAGAGAATTTTAGAATACCTTGCTGTGAGAAAAATAAAAAAGGATATGAAAGGCCCTATTCTTTGCTTTGTTGGACCTCCAGGAGTCGGGAAAACATCTTTAGGCCGCTCAATTGCAAATGCTTTAAATAGAAAGTTTATAAGAATGTCAATAGGCGGTGTTAAAGATGAAGCAGAAATCAGGGGGCATAGAAGAACCTATGTTGGTGCAATGCCTGGAAGAATTATTCAGGGGATAAAACAGGCAGGCACAATGAATCCTGTATTTATGCTTGATGAGGTGGACAAAATTGGCGCAGATTTCAGGGGAGACCCATCAAACGCATTGCTTGAGGCTTTAGACCCTGAACAGAACAATTCGTTCAGAGACCATTATCTTGGAGTGCCATTTGATTTATCCGGTGTTATGTTTATTACAACTGCAAACCAGTTAGACACAATTCAACCTGCTTTTTTAGACAGAATGGAGGTAATCCACATACCAGGTTACACGCTTGAGGAAAAGGTTGAAATTGCAAAAAGGCATTTAATCCCCAAACAGATGAAGGAAAACGGTGTACCAAAGGGTAAAATAAAAATTACTTCAGGGGCAATTAAAAAGATTGTTGAAGGCTACACAAGGGAAGCGGGAGTAAGAAATTTAGAGAGACTGATAAATAAATTGATTAGAAAAATCATCTTTAAAATGGTTGAAAACAACGAATTTGACAATCCTGAAATTAAATACGCAGTAAAAGCAAAAGATGTAAAAGAATTTTTAGGTGCAGAAAAAATACTTGAAGATAGAAGGCTGAAAGAAAACAGAATAGGAGTTGCAACAGGGTTGGCATGGACACCTTTTGGCGGAGATATTCTTTTCATAGAAACCTCAGTTATGAGGGGAAATGGAAGGCTTATTTTAACCGGGCAATTAGGGGATGTAATGAAAGAGTCTGCACAGGCTGCTTTAAGCTATTTAAGGGCTAATGAAAAGAAATACGGCTTAGAAGAATTCCCCTTTGATAAAAAAGATATTCATATCCATGTCCCCGCAGGGGCAATACCTAAAGACGGGCCATCTGCTGGAATTACACTTGCAACCTCTCTCTTATCAGCCTTAACCGAAAGGGAAGTTAAGGCAAGTGTTGCTATGACAGGAGAAATCACTTTAAGGGGAGATGTACTTGCCGTTGGTGGTCTTAAAGAGAAAATACTTGCTGCAAAGAGGGCGGGTATTGTTGACATTATTGCACCTAAAGAAAACAGGAATGAGATTGAAGAGATTGAGCCTCAATACCTTGAAGGCTTAAAAATACACTATGTAAAGAATGTTGATGAAGTCTTTAAGCTTGCATTGGTAAAATAGGGGGGATTATTCCCCCTTTATCCCTATAAAATTCACATTTCTGAATTCTGTTTTATTTTTTCTGTAAGAATGAAAGTAATTGTGGTGCATTGTGCAATATGGGGAAATAGAAATACTCTCTTCTTTTAAACCTGAAGACAGAAGTTTGTTAAAGGCGCATAACTTTAAATTTAGAAGGAATTTATTTTTTCCCCTTTTTAAAAATTTTTCCGAAAAATGCTTTGCAACATCCTCCCCCACTTCATAACAGTTACCGCAAATAGAAACACCAATAATTGCCTTTAATCTTTTGGAATTTACCCCTCTTTTTGTAATCTCTTCAAAAAAGTTTTCAAAGATATTGTTAACAAATCCTCTCCAGCCTGCGTGAATTATACCTGCAAAATTATCAGAATAGATGTAAACAGGCACACAATCTGCAGTAAAAACTGAAAGCATTATCCCTTTTTCAAATGTAAACAGTGCATCTCCATCTATTCCTTTAACAGGTTCATTTACCTCAACAACCTTTCCAGAGTGAATTTGATTAAGGTATGAAAAATCATTAAAACCTACAAAATCTTTTATCTTTTCAGCAAGAACAATCTTTTTTTCTTCTGTTTTAAAACTAACCCCTGCAAGAATATTTCTCTCATTAACAGGAAAAACCATAACTTTCATTTTTTAATAACCCTTTATTTAAACTCAATGTATTTTTCAAGAAAAGAATCAAGGTCAACATAGTTTATAAAAGCCATTAAGCCTATCCTTTTTTTTCTACAAAAGGCAAAAATACAATAAATTTAGCCCATTTATCTCTTTCACTTTCTACCGTAATATTCCCGTTATGTCTCTCCACTATCCTTGATACAATTGACAAACCTAATCCAACTCCTTCAACCTTGCCAGAGTTTTCCCTATCTCTGAAAAATCTTTTAAAAATCTTTTCTATTTTACTCTTATCAATACCAACACCTGTGTTAAAAACAGAAAATTCTACACCATTTTTTACTTTTCTACCTTCAAATTTTAT from Thermotomaculum hydrothermale carries:
- a CDS encoding Hsp20/alpha crystallin family protein: MINDIFYELKHLEDEIKRIISLSPERQVTGFVPPMDIFEKEGKVIIYMDLPGFNAKDIKIESEGRHLKISGIKRIDKTGDKDLNFICIERKFGNFERRIFLGNTPDIEKIEAVLSKGVLKVTIPFVQEQAKKVEVKIKEEE
- the lon gene encoding endopeptidase La, with translation MEKQLENFTEPEINTPDILPVLPLRDVVVFPYFLIPLSVGRPASIEAVNAALEGQRFIFLATQKNPEIEEPTIDQLYPIGTVAVIIKMLKMPDGTLRILVQGIHRAKIKSLNDGKPYYKAAIERVNDKVIEKDVRVEALMRTVLEQFEKAVKLGKTVPPEFLSLIATIEEPGKLSDFITNHLNLKIEEQIELLEETNPIKRLEKINNYLAKEIAVLELQQKITLEAKDEIDKSQREYFLRQQLKAILHELGESEDFEQELEEYREKLKKTPLNEEARKEAEKQIKRLARMHGDSAEASVVRTYLDWLFDLPWGKFTEDNLDILKAKKILDKEHYGLKEVKERILEYLAVRKIKKDMKGPILCFVGPPGVGKTSLGRSIANALNRKFIRMSIGGVKDEAEIRGHRRTYVGAMPGRIIQGIKQAGTMNPVFMLDEVDKIGADFRGDPSNALLEALDPEQNNSFRDHYLGVPFDLSGVMFITTANQLDTIQPAFLDRMEVIHIPGYTLEEKVEIAKRHLIPKQMKENGVPKGKIKITSGAIKKIVEGYTREAGVRNLERLINKLIRKIIFKMVENNEFDNPEIKYAVKAKDVKEFLGAEKILEDRRLKENRIGVATGLAWTPFGGDILFIETSVMRGNGRLILTGQLGDVMKESAQAALSYLRANEKKYGLEEFPFDKKDIHIHVPAGAIPKDGPSAGITLATSLLSALTEREVKASVAMTGEITLRGDVLAVGGLKEKILAAKRAGIVDIIAPKENRNEIEEIEPQYLEGLKIHYVKNVDEVFKLALVK
- a CDS encoding polyphenol oxidase family protein; translated protein: MKVMVFPVNERNILAGVSFKTEEKKIVLAEKIKDFVGFNDFSYLNQIHSGKVVEVNEPVKGIDGDALFTFEKGIMLSVFTADCVPVYIYSDNFAGIIHAGWRGFVNNIFENFFEEITKRGVNSKRLKAIIGVSICGNCYEVGEDVAKHFSEKFLKRGKNKFLLNLKLCAFNKLLSSGLKEESISISPYCTMHHNYFHSYRKNKTEFRNVNFIGIKGE